From Vreelandella neptunia, the proteins below share one genomic window:
- a CDS encoding inositol monophosphatase family protein, with protein MNPMVQFTLRAARSAVEHFLRVRERIENAHDEFNLDRLLDETARKAEATIVQQLERGYPQHGVTGRFTPHRAGEGEGADIVWKIEPMHGYSNLAVAGKGFALSVVCLIKGRPEHAVIICPFADDEYIASRGRGAQHNDKRMRVSKPTAISGTRMAMSLPEVWLRPRNLPAYLTVSQQLAPQIENLLATGCGLLDLCELATGRVDSAFVLGLEEQDMLVGTLFLKEAGALMGTPDGQPTVKVEGQLMAAGPRLYKALIKQLTPHF; from the coding sequence ATGAATCCGATGGTCCAATTTACGCTGCGTGCTGCACGCAGCGCTGTTGAACACTTCCTCCGCGTACGCGAACGTATTGAAAATGCGCACGATGAATTTAACCTTGACCGCCTGCTCGACGAGACGGCGCGCAAGGCCGAAGCGACGATTGTGCAGCAGTTGGAGCGCGGTTATCCCCAGCACGGTGTTACCGGCCGCTTTACCCCGCACCGCGCGGGTGAAGGCGAAGGCGCGGACATCGTCTGGAAAATTGAACCGATGCACGGCTACTCCAATTTAGCCGTTGCCGGTAAGGGCTTTGCACTCTCAGTGGTGTGTCTTATCAAAGGTCGTCCCGAGCACGCAGTGATTATCTGCCCGTTCGCCGACGACGAATATATCGCCAGCCGCGGCCGCGGCGCCCAGCACAACGACAAGCGCATGCGCGTTAGCAAGCCAACCGCCATTAGCGGTACGCGTATGGCCATGAGCCTGCCGGAAGTCTGGCTACGCCCGCGCAATTTACCTGCCTATTTAACCGTTTCACAGCAACTTGCTCCGCAGATAGAAAATCTGCTGGCCACGGGCTGTGGGCTGCTGGATTTGTGTGAGTTGGCCACCGGGCGAGTGGATAGCGCTTTTGTACTCGGCTTGGAAGAGCAGGATATGCTGGTAGGCACGCTGTTCCTGAAAGAGGCGGGCGCCTTGATGGGCACGCCGGACGGCCAACCCACAGTGAAAGTGGAAGGGCAGTTAATGGCCGCTGGGCCGCGTCTCTACAAGGCGCTGATCAAGCAGCTAACGCCGCACTTTTAA
- the secF gene encoding protein translocase subunit SecF: MKPLSHLQIDFMGRRKFAYIVSAAMIIASIAAIVFQQLNFGLDFTGGTLIEVRYGAAPSLDAIRVLLEESGFQDVSVQTFGASTEVLIRLQQAFDADVGGEVVNLLRSSGDSVDLIRSEFVGSQVGDQLRDQSGLGMLVALGVVMLYVAFRFQYKFAIGALLALLHDVLIVVGVFALFQLDFDLTVLAAILAVIGYSLNDTIVVYDRVREAIRTSRIDDMPQIFNEAINATLSRTLATSGTTVLVLLALLLLGGDMIENFAIALLVGIVVGTFSSIYIAAALLLPLKLSREDLIPTKKELDEEEEELP, translated from the coding sequence ATGAAACCCCTATCACATCTGCAAATCGACTTTATGGGGCGACGTAAATTTGCGTATATCGTCTCAGCTGCAATGATAATCGCGTCGATTGCTGCCATCGTTTTTCAACAGCTTAACTTCGGGCTGGATTTTACTGGCGGCACGCTGATTGAGGTGCGCTACGGTGCTGCACCTTCATTAGATGCCATTCGGGTATTGCTCGAGGAGAGCGGCTTCCAGGATGTCTCAGTGCAAACCTTTGGGGCATCAACCGAAGTATTGATTCGCCTACAACAGGCATTTGATGCCGACGTAGGCGGCGAGGTCGTTAACCTGCTGCGCTCCAGTGGCGATAGCGTGGATCTTATTCGCTCCGAGTTTGTTGGCTCCCAGGTGGGTGACCAACTGCGCGACCAGAGCGGACTGGGCATGCTGGTCGCACTCGGCGTGGTCATGCTCTATGTCGCCTTCCGCTTCCAGTACAAGTTTGCGATTGGTGCACTGCTGGCACTGCTACACGATGTACTGATTGTGGTGGGCGTTTTTGCGCTGTTTCAGCTCGATTTCGACCTTACCGTATTGGCGGCCATCCTGGCAGTGATCGGCTACTCGTTGAACGATACGATCGTGGTTTATGATCGCGTCCGCGAAGCCATCCGTACCTCGCGCATCGACGATATGCCGCAGATCTTCAACGAAGCGATTAACGCCACGCTCTCGCGCACTCTGGCCACCTCTGGGACCACTGTCCTGGTACTGCTCGCTCTGCTGCTGCTGGGCGGCGATATGATTGAGAACTTTGCCATTGCACTACTGGTCGGTATCGTAGTGGGCACGTTCTCGTCTATCTACATTGCCGCGGCGCTTCTGCTACCGCTAAAACTGTCACGGGAAGATTTGATTCCCACCAAGAAAGAGCTGGACGAAGAAGAGGAAGAGCTGCCTTAA
- the secD gene encoding protein translocase subunit SecD, which translates to MLNRYPLWKYLLILVVLVVGLIYSLPNLFPEDPAIQISSAQGDSLDERQIDRVETALNENDIEIKALEEENGQWLIRLRHDDDQLPARDIATELLGNDATVALNLAEATPEWLQAFSASPMTLGLDLRGGVHFLLEVDMDAALTQRLEVNASAMRELLRDERIRYRNTDIEERSLSIDFASAEDRDTARSLISRDFPEFEYSSEGDGRASTLVMTLSDQSVNEIQDYAINQNLTTLRNRVNELGVAEPMVQRQGPNQIVVELPGIQDTVAAKRIVGATANLEFRLEARNDTPDNETETLTFRNEPSRTAELMRDVIITGDSVSSASNSFDENGRPQVNIDLDGTGGTLMNRATRTNIGRNMAVLFIEHKSEDTVVTDPETGEETIEREPYVERGLISLATIQSALGNSFRITGLDSPTEAAELALLLRSGSLAAPIYFVQERTIGPSLGAENIERGLLSVQIGLLLVVLFMLVRYKVFGVFANIALALNLTLLVAVMSMLGATLTLPGIAGIVLTLGMAVDANVLIFERIREELRNGMSVQQAIQAGYERAFTSIVDANITTLLVAVILFSIGTGPVKGFAVTLSIGILTSLFTALMVTRAMVNLVYGSKPVKKLWI; encoded by the coding sequence ATGCTCAACCGTTACCCCCTGTGGAAGTATCTACTGATACTGGTCGTCCTGGTGGTTGGCCTTATCTACTCGCTTCCCAATCTATTCCCCGAAGATCCCGCCATCCAAATTAGCAGCGCCCAAGGCGATTCGCTGGATGAGCGTCAGATAGACCGTGTTGAAACCGCGCTCAACGAAAACGATATTGAGATCAAAGCCCTCGAAGAAGAGAACGGGCAGTGGCTTATTCGTTTGCGTCACGATGACGATCAACTCCCCGCACGCGACATCGCCACTGAGCTATTAGGCAATGACGCAACGGTAGCCCTCAACCTCGCTGAAGCAACACCTGAATGGCTGCAGGCGTTTTCCGCCTCGCCCATGACATTGGGTCTTGATCTGCGCGGTGGTGTGCACTTCCTGCTCGAAGTGGATATGGATGCCGCGCTGACCCAGCGCCTGGAAGTCAACGCTAGCGCCATGCGTGAGCTGCTGCGCGACGAGCGGATTCGCTATCGTAATACCGATATCGAAGAGCGCTCGCTGTCGATCGACTTTGCCAGTGCCGAAGACCGCGACACGGCACGCAGCCTGATCAGCCGTGACTTTCCTGAGTTTGAATACAGCAGTGAAGGCGATGGCCGCGCTTCAACGCTGGTTATGACCCTTAGCGATCAGTCGGTTAACGAAATTCAGGATTACGCGATCAACCAGAACTTGACCACCCTACGCAACCGGGTCAACGAACTGGGTGTCGCGGAGCCCATGGTGCAGCGCCAAGGCCCCAACCAGATTGTGGTGGAGCTGCCGGGTATCCAGGACACCGTGGCAGCTAAGCGCATTGTTGGCGCAACGGCGAATCTGGAGTTCCGCCTGGAAGCGCGCAACGATACGCCGGATAACGAAACGGAAACCCTCACCTTTCGCAATGAGCCTTCGCGCACTGCTGAACTAATGCGCGATGTGATCATTACCGGCGATAGTGTCTCCAGTGCCAGCAACAGCTTTGATGAGAATGGCCGCCCGCAGGTCAACATTGATCTGGACGGTACCGGTGGCACGCTTATGAACCGCGCCACACGCACCAATATCGGTCGCAATATGGCGGTGCTGTTCATTGAGCACAAGAGCGAAGACACCGTGGTGACCGACCCGGAAACCGGCGAAGAGACCATCGAGCGCGAGCCCTACGTTGAGCGCGGCCTGATTAGTCTGGCAACGATTCAAAGCGCCCTGGGCAACAGCTTCCGTATCACCGGCTTGGATTCGCCGACAGAAGCGGCTGAACTGGCGCTTCTGCTGCGTTCTGGCTCACTTGCGGCACCCATCTACTTCGTTCAAGAGCGCACCATTGGGCCAAGCCTGGGCGCTGAAAACATCGAGCGGGGCCTGCTCTCGGTACAGATCGGCTTACTGCTGGTCGTGCTGTTTATGCTGGTGCGCTACAAGGTGTTTGGCGTGTTTGCCAACATTGCCCTGGCGCTGAACTTAACGCTGCTGGTCGCGGTGATGTCGATGCTGGGCGCCACGCTGACACTGCCGGGCATTGCCGGCATCGTACTGACGCTGGGCATGGCGGTAGATGCCAACGTACTGATTTTCGAGCGAATACGCGAAGAGCTACGCAATGGAATGTCGGTTCAGCAGGCCATTCAAGCCGGCTACGAACGAGCCTTCACCTCCATCGTCGACGCTAACATCACCACACTGCTGGTGGCCGTAATCCTGTTTTCAATTGGCACCGGCCCGGTCAAAGGTTTTGCCGTCACGCTCTCTATCGGTATTTTGACGTCGCTATTCACTGCTCTAATGGTGACTCGCGCCATGGTTAACCTGGTTTATGGCAGCAAACCCGTCAAAAAGCTGTGGATTTGA
- the tgt gene encoding tRNA guanosine(34) transglycosylase Tgt — protein MRNECFMRFERLADDGRARRGRLHFPRGTVETPAFMPVGTYGTVKGMTPDSVKEIGAEIILGNTFHLWLRPGTEVIEAHGDLHDFAQWDKPILTDSGGFQVFSLGETRKITEQGVHFRSPVDGSKVFMGPEESMAVQRSLGSDVVMIFDECTPYPATFDEAEKSMELSLRWAKRSRDAHGDSPSALFGIIQGGMHPELRERSLKGLLEIGFDGLAIGGLSVGEPKEEMIKVLDYLPTWMPDDKPRYLMGVGKPEDLVEGVRRGVDMFDCVMPTRNARNGHLFTSEGTVKIRNAKHRFDTRPLDEECDCHTCKSFSRGYLHHLDRCNEMLGSMLNTIHNLRYYQRVMADLRAAIEAGTLTTFVEGFYARRGLPVPPLAT, from the coding sequence ATGCGAAATGAATGCTTTATGCGCTTTGAGCGCCTGGCCGACGATGGCCGCGCCCGCCGTGGCCGCCTCCACTTCCCCCGTGGCACGGTGGAAACACCGGCGTTTATGCCGGTGGGCACTTACGGCACGGTGAAAGGCATGACGCCCGATTCCGTCAAAGAAATTGGCGCCGAAATCATCCTGGGCAACACTTTTCATCTATGGCTGCGCCCCGGCACCGAGGTAATTGAAGCTCACGGCGATCTGCACGATTTTGCCCAGTGGGACAAACCGATCCTCACCGACTCCGGCGGTTTTCAGGTCTTTTCCCTGGGCGAGACCCGCAAGATCACTGAGCAGGGCGTGCACTTCCGCTCGCCGGTGGATGGCAGCAAAGTCTTTATGGGCCCGGAAGAGTCCATGGCGGTTCAGCGTTCGCTAGGCTCCGATGTGGTGATGATCTTTGACGAGTGTACGCCCTACCCGGCCACCTTTGACGAAGCCGAGAAGTCCATGGAGCTGTCGCTACGCTGGGCCAAACGCTCGCGGGATGCCCATGGAGACTCGCCTTCCGCGTTGTTCGGCATTATCCAGGGCGGGATGCACCCTGAGCTGCGCGAGCGCTCGCTCAAAGGGCTGTTAGAGATCGGCTTTGACGGACTTGCGATTGGCGGGCTTTCCGTAGGCGAACCTAAAGAAGAAATGATCAAGGTGCTCGACTACCTGCCCACCTGGATGCCGGATGACAAACCGCGCTATTTAATGGGTGTCGGCAAACCCGAAGACCTGGTGGAAGGCGTGCGGCGAGGGGTGGATATGTTCGATTGCGTAATGCCCACCCGCAACGCGCGTAACGGCCACCTGTTCACCTCGGAAGGCACGGTCAAAATTCGTAACGCCAAGCACCGTTTTGACACCCGTCCGCTCGATGAAGAGTGCGACTGCCATACCTGCAAGAGTTTCTCGCGTGGCTACCTGCACCATTTAGACCGCTGCAATGAAATGCTCGGCTCAATGCTCAACACCATCCACAACTTACGTTACTACCAGCGTGTGATGGCTGATTTGCGCGCGGCAATTGAAGCGGGTACATTGACGACCTTTGTGGAAGGCTTCTATGCACGGCGCGGCCTGCCAGTGCCTCCCCTTGCTACCTAA
- the yajC gene encoding preprotein translocase subunit YajC: MLDFFISPAHAQEAAAGGGIAQIVMLVGFVLIFYFLLWRPQAKRAKQHKQLVSNLDKGDEIVIGGGLVGRITKVSDEFLTIEISEGTEVNVQKNAVAAVLPKGTIKSI, translated from the coding sequence ATGCTGGATTTCTTCATCTCACCAGCCCATGCCCAAGAAGCCGCCGCTGGCGGTGGTATTGCGCAAATCGTCATGCTGGTCGGCTTCGTGCTGATTTTCTACTTCCTGCTGTGGCGCCCGCAGGCCAAACGCGCCAAGCAGCACAAGCAACTGGTCAGCAACCTGGACAAAGGCGATGAGATCGTCATTGGCGGCGGTTTGGTGGGTCGTATCACTAAGGTGAGCGACGAATTCCTGACCATCGAGATCTCTGAAGGCACCGAAGTTAACGTGCAGAAGAACGCCGTTGCCGCCGTACTGCCTAAAGGCACCATCAAGTCCATCTAA